A region of Veillonellaceae bacterium DNA encodes the following proteins:
- a CDS encoding formate--tetrahydrofolate ligase → MLSDIEIAQKAEMKPIVEIGEKVGIAPENLENYGPYKAKVSLKFTNEVLSKPQGKLILVTAISPTPAGEGKTTTTVGLGQALSKLGKKTMICLREPSLGPCMGIKGGAAGGGYSQVVPMEDINLHFTGDLHAITAAHNLLAAMVDNHIQQGNELNIDPRRVVWNRVMDMNDRVLRHIVVGLGGHANGVPREGGFDITVASEVMAILCLADSIHDMKERFARIIVGYTYDNKPVTAGDIHAQGAMTALMKDALKPNLVQTLEHVPAFIHGGPFANIAHGCNSVLATRTALHLADYVVTEAGFGADLGAEKFLDIKCRFAGLKPDAAVLVATIRALKMNGGKAKNELTESDPEAVKRGLPNLLRHMHNLKKYGLPIVVALNMFPSDTEEEKKVVFEACKEAGVPVAESTVFADGGEGGLDLGEKVLAAIDQGSNYKPLYDLDLSLKEKIETIAKEIYGADGVAFDGAAAKELAHIEEMGYGKMPVCIAKTPVSFSDDPSKLGAPSGFTLHVREVKVSAGAGFVVALTGKIMTMPGLPRRPAAERIDVDDEGNITGLF, encoded by the coding sequence ATGCTGAGTGACATTGAAATCGCACAGAAAGCGGAGATGAAACCGATTGTTGAGATTGGTGAGAAAGTCGGTATTGCTCCTGAAAATCTGGAAAATTACGGACCGTACAAAGCCAAAGTATCCTTGAAATTCACGAATGAGGTGCTGTCAAAACCACAGGGGAAGCTGATTCTTGTGACAGCTATTTCACCAACACCTGCCGGAGAAGGCAAGACAACGACGACCGTCGGCCTCGGACAGGCTCTGTCTAAACTGGGCAAAAAGACGATGATCTGCCTGCGTGAACCATCCCTTGGACCATGCATGGGCATAAAAGGCGGCGCTGCCGGCGGCGGCTATTCCCAGGTCGTACCGATGGAAGACATCAACCTTCATTTCACCGGAGACCTTCATGCCATCACAGCTGCGCATAACCTTCTGGCAGCTATGGTCGACAACCATATCCAGCAGGGAAATGAACTCAACATTGATCCCAGACGCGTCGTATGGAACCGCGTCATGGATATGAATGACCGTGTTCTCCGTCATATCGTTGTAGGTCTTGGCGGCCATGCAAACGGCGTGCCAAGAGAAGGCGGCTTCGATATTACCGTCGCTTCCGAAGTTATGGCTATCCTCTGCCTGGCAGATTCCATCCATGACATGAAAGAAAGATTTGCAAGAATCATTGTCGGCTATACCTATGATAATAAACCGGTTACTGCTGGCGACATTCATGCACAGGGGGCTATGACCGCACTGATGAAGGATGCGCTGAAACCAAACCTGGTACAGACACTCGAACATGTTCCGGCCTTCATTCACGGCGGCCCGTTTGCCAATATCGCTCACGGATGCAACTCTGTCCTGGCAACAAGAACAGCGCTGCATCTTGCTGATTATGTCGTTACGGAAGCAGGCTTCGGTGCTGACCTTGGCGCAGAAAAATTCCTGGACATCAAGTGCCGTTTCGCAGGTCTTAAACCAGATGCTGCAGTCCTCGTCGCTACTATCCGAGCATTGAAGATGAACGGCGGAAAAGCAAAGAACGAACTGACAGAATCCGATCCCGAAGCTGTAAAGAGAGGACTTCCGAACCTGCTCCGCCATATGCACAACCTGAAGAAGTACGGCCTTCCGATCGTAGTTGCTTTGAACATGTTCCCGTCCGATACAGAAGAAGAAAAGAAAGTCGTTTTCGAAGCATGCAAGGAAGCCGGCGTACCTGTTGCTGAATCCACTGTCTTTGCTGACGGTGGTGAAGGCGGACTTGATCTGGGTGAAAAAGTACTGGCAGCTATTGATCAGGGATCCAATTACAAGCCGCTTTATGATCTGGACCTTTCCCTTAAAGAAAAGATTGAAACCATTGCAAAGGAAATCTATGGTGCTGACGGCGTAGCATTTGATGGTGCTGCTGCAAAGGAACTCGCGCACATTGAAGAAATGGGATACGGAAAGATGCCTGTCTGCATTGCAAAGACACCGGTATCCTTCAGCGATGATCCGTCCAAGCTGGGAGCACCTTCAGGATTTACACTCCATGTCAGAGAAGTCAAAGTATCTGCCGGTGCAGGCTTTGTCGTCGCTCTGACTGGCAAGATCATGACGATGCCGGGGCTTCCACGCCGTCCGGCTGCTGAACGTATCGATGTAGATGACGAAGGAAATATTACGGGGCTCTTCTGA
- a CDS encoding HD domain-containing protein has product MHILRAFHEDGFEAFIVGGCVRDLMMKLEPHDWDITTPALPDETIRVAESRGWKAIGGEGRRFGTVIIVIDGMSYEVTTFRSETYGQDAHRPSEVHFASDLKEDLMRRDFTVNAMAVDADGVIYDYFDGVSDLDRKRLRTVGESSKRFSEDALRLFRACRFLGQLDFMADRSLIDGMPSAFERVKGLSLERVESEIDRLIVTPHAARGFDLLVRTGLNECSCHATEYGKETEIAILPELSHLVGLPQQKEFHKFDGWYHTLAVLDASKPLLINRWAALLHDVGKGMPGVRGIHKGRITDYGHDKEGAEMTRALLKRWRRPKAFVNRVTWLVENHMRFHTIANDPKSHPDKWIRQIAREKVFPTSADVSEAMLQMTDLSIADIIGCGNPDTDTRGHQEIGEYMSRLALEIPVSTKELHYDKRVPLLLGDKTPEGMKNLLTRVQSGSLENEPAAIYDAAVRYMRRRTHE; this is encoded by the coding sequence ATGCATATTTTGCGTGCATTTCATGAAGATGGATTTGAAGCATTTATCGTGGGCGGCTGCGTCAGGGATCTGATGATGAAGCTTGAGCCCCATGACTGGGATATTACAACGCCTGCCCTTCCGGATGAGACAATCCGTGTGGCAGAAAGCCGAGGATGGAAAGCCATAGGAGGAGAAGGACGCCGCTTTGGAACAGTCATCATCGTCATTGATGGCATGAGCTATGAAGTGACGACTTTCCGGAGCGAAACGTACGGGCAGGATGCACATCGCCCGAGTGAAGTGCATTTTGCATCCGATCTGAAGGAAGACCTGATGCGCCGAGACTTCACTGTCAATGCCATGGCTGTCGATGCAGACGGCGTGATTTATGATTACTTTGACGGCGTTTCTGATCTGGACAGGAAAAGGCTTCGTACGGTCGGGGAGTCATCCAAACGCTTTTCAGAGGATGCGCTCCGTCTTTTCCGCGCCTGCCGCTTTCTTGGCCAGCTGGATTTCATGGCGGATCGTTCACTGATTGACGGCATGCCTTCCGCCTTTGAACGGGTGAAAGGACTTTCGCTTGAAAGAGTGGAAAGTGAAATAGACCGGCTGATTGTGACGCCGCATGCAGCGCGCGGATTTGACCTTCTTGTGCGTACAGGGCTTAATGAATGTTCCTGCCATGCAACGGAATACGGCAAAGAAACGGAAATTGCCATTCTTCCGGAACTTTCCCACCTGGTGGGACTTCCGCAGCAGAAAGAATTTCATAAGTTCGACGGTTGGTATCACACACTGGCCGTTCTTGATGCATCAAAACCATTGCTCATCAACCGCTGGGCGGCTCTTCTTCATGATGTAGGCAAAGGAATGCCTGGTGTCAGGGGGATTCACAAGGGAAGGATTACCGATTACGGCCATGATAAGGAAGGGGCTGAAATGACCAGAGCTCTCCTGAAGCGCTGGAGACGTCCGAAAGCTTTTGTCAACCGTGTAACCTGGCTGGTAGAAAACCATATGAGATTCCATACCATTGCCAACGATCCGAAATCACATCCCGACAAGTGGATAAGGCAAATTGCCAGAGAAAAAGTATTCCCGACGTCGGCTGATGTATCTGAAGCCATGCTGCAGATGACGGATCTTTCCATCGCAGATATTATCGGATGCGGAAATCCGGACACCGATACAAGGGGACATCAGGAAATCGGAGAATACATGTCCCGGCTTGCGCTGGAAATCCCTGTTTCAACGAAGGAACTTCATTATGACAAGCGTGTGCCTCTCCTCTTAGGGGACAAGACGCCTGAAGGAATGAAGAACCTTCTTACCCGCGTGCAGAGCGGAAGCCTTGAAAATGAACCTGCGGCCATCTACGATGCAGCAGTCCGTTATATGAGGAGAAGAACGCATGAGTAA
- a CDS encoding NAD-dependent malic enzyme yields the protein MDTEKLRQEAIELRKEKHQMIKTELNAEMNDGHDLAIVYTPGVSAPCLAIKDDEDLSLTMTWRGNVVAVISDGTRVLGLGDIGAAASMPVMEGKSALYKKFGNIDAIPIVLDTKDKDEFIHTVKLLEKNFAGINLEDISSPKCYDIEDELKKIMNIPVFHDDQHGTAIAALAALLGALKVVDKKIEDIKVVINGAGAAGTAIAKLLLEDGVKAENMTVLNSKGILFDNGKRDRVQMELIKKTNPENKQGTFADAVKGADVLIGCSAPGVFNNDALKTMADKSIVFAMANPVPEIMYEEAEEKGVYIYGSGRSDMPNQVNNSSVFPGLFRGALDVRARQINEEMKLAAAHALADLATKCTLDPKHVVVDVFDKRVPHVVAKAVAEAAIKTGVARATELPAQYKD from the coding sequence ATGGATACCGAGAAACTTAGACAGGAAGCCATTGAGCTTAGAAAAGAAAAGCATCAGATGATCAAGACTGAACTGAATGCTGAAATGAACGACGGCCACGATCTGGCTATCGTATATACACCGGGTGTTTCCGCTCCGTGCCTTGCTATTAAGGACGACGAAGATCTGTCCCTGACCATGACCTGGAGAGGCAATGTCGTAGCAGTTATTTCCGACGGCACCCGCGTACTGGGCCTTGGCGATATCGGAGCTGCTGCTTCCATGCCGGTTATGGAAGGCAAATCTGCTCTGTACAAGAAATTTGGCAACATTGATGCGATTCCGATCGTTCTTGATACCAAAGACAAAGATGAATTCATTCATACAGTAAAGCTTCTGGAAAAGAATTTCGCAGGCATCAACCTCGAAGATATCTCTTCCCCGAAATGCTATGACATTGAAGACGAACTGAAGAAAATCATGAATATTCCGGTATTCCATGATGACCAGCACGGCACAGCTATTGCAGCTCTCGCAGCACTGCTCGGCGCTCTGAAAGTCGTTGACAAGAAGATCGAAGATATCAAAGTCGTTATCAACGGCGCAGGTGCTGCAGGCACAGCTATTGCAAAGCTGCTTCTGGAAGACGGCGTAAAGGCTGAAAACATGACCGTCCTGAATTCCAAAGGCATTCTCTTTGACAATGGAAAACGCGACAGAGTCCAGATGGAACTGATCAAGAAGACAAACCCGGAAAACAAGCAGGGAACATTTGCTGATGCTGTCAAAGGCGCAGACGTACTTATCGGCTGCTCCGCTCCTGGCGTATTCAACAATGACGCTCTGAAGACCATGGCAGACAAGAGCATTGTCTTCGCTATGGCAAACCCGGTTCCGGAAATCATGTATGAAGAAGCTGAAGAAAAAGGCGTTTACATCTATGGCTCCGGCAGAAGCGATATGCCGAACCAGGTAAACAACTCTTCCGTATTCCCGGGCCTGTTCCGCGGTGCTCTCGACGTACGCGCACGCCAGATCAATGAAGAAATGAAACTGGCTGCTGCTCATGCTCTGGCTGATCTGGCTACAAAGTGCACACTGGATCCGAAGCATGTTGTTGTTGACGTATTCGACAAGAGAGTTCCTCATGTTGTTGCAAAGGCCGTAGCAGAAGCTGCTATCAAGACAGGCGTAGCAAGAGCAACCGAACTTCCGGCTCAGTACAAAGACTAA
- a CDS encoding mechanosensitive ion channel family protein — protein sequence MEPNVVTKVVTDEVGITAKVINGLENFAFNRGIDLLEAIIIFVVGYVICRYIRRGIIKILEKGKVDPSARSFVSEIAFFFCLAIVTIIALSTAGVAAGTLAAAFGGIGLAIGLGLKDNIGNVASGIFILIFRPFSVGDYIAVGTNQGTVVDIRIMYTEISTMGNQMIVIPNSSLTNSVIMNYSSFNTRNLQFNIGVGYGTDLAYCIELLKEVLHENKYVMNKDDIAIYVNGLGDSSINIYIRATVPSEDYFTAQNELYIAIKKKLDDAGIDIPFPQVVVHQVKD from the coding sequence GTGGAACCAAATGTAGTTACAAAAGTGGTTACTGACGAAGTCGGAATCACGGCCAAAGTAATAAACGGATTAGAAAATTTTGCTTTCAACAGGGGTATCGATCTCCTTGAAGCAATTATCATATTTGTTGTCGGGTATGTGATCTGCCGGTATATCCGGCGGGGGATCATCAAAATCCTTGAAAAAGGGAAGGTCGATCCATCAGCCAGAAGTTTTGTCAGTGAGATTGCATTTTTCTTCTGCCTGGCCATCGTTACCATTATCGCACTGAGTACAGCCGGCGTGGCAGCAGGAACGCTCGCAGCTGCTTTCGGCGGTATCGGACTTGCTATCGGCCTCGGTCTTAAAGACAACATCGGAAACGTTGCTTCGGGCATTTTCATTTTGATTTTCCGCCCGTTCAGCGTGGGGGATTATATTGCAGTAGGAACGAATCAGGGAACGGTTGTTGATATCCGGATTATGTACACGGAGATTTCCACAATGGGAAATCAGATGATCGTCATACCGAATTCCTCACTCACAAATAGTGTCATCATGAACTATTCTTCGTTTAATACGAGAAATTTGCAGTTCAATATCGGTGTAGGTTATGGTACGGACCTTGCTTACTGCATTGAGCTTCTGAAAGAAGTGCTCCATGAGAATAAGTATGTCATGAACAAGGATGATATCGCCATTTATGTCAATGGACTCGGGGATTCTTCCATTAATATCTACATCCGTGCAACGGTTCCGAGTGAAGATTATTTCACGGCGCAGAATGAACTGTATATAGCTATCAAGAAGAAACTCGATGATGCAGGAATCGATATCCCGTTCCCGCAGGTCGTCGTCCATCAGGTAAAAGACTGA
- a CDS encoding universal stress protein: MEMKKILVPIDGSEPSKNAFKLALALASKMDSEVILLNVADVNEMTYPVEQFDILTDSYFGKKDMPAGEYKDYRADVFKAANEKGNELTRELVEQIPEGITYTVTTKIGTPGPTIVRAVKELEADMVVMGNSGKGALSSFVTGSVSQYVMHHVECPVTIVK; encoded by the coding sequence ATGGAAATGAAGAAAATCCTTGTCCCGATCGACGGGTCCGAACCATCAAAAAATGCATTCAAGCTGGCTCTTGCGCTGGCTTCAAAAATGGACAGCGAAGTCATCCTTCTCAATGTTGCTGATGTCAATGAAATGACATATCCGGTCGAACAATTTGATATCCTGACCGATTCTTATTTCGGCAAGAAGGATATGCCTGCCGGCGAGTACAAAGATTACCGTGCAGACGTATTCAAGGCAGCCAACGAAAAAGGCAATGAATTGACAAGGGAACTCGTTGAACAGATCCCGGAGGGTATTACCTATACTGTTACAACGAAGATCGGCACCCCAGGCCCGACCATTGTCAGAGCTGTCAAGGAACTGGAAGCTGACATGGTCGTCATGGGAAACAGCGGCAAAGGTGCCCTTTCCTCCTTCGTCACCGGCAGCGTCAGCCAGTACGTCATGCATCATGTAGAATGCCCGGTAACAATTGTTAAATAA
- a CDS encoding penicillin-binding transpeptidase domain-containing protein: MSKSGPEKIMKSRSRKMAGVLCIVGFLLAGRLGWIQIARGSQYEEMAMNQTEGVQTLYSPRGTIYDTNGKELAFSIMVKSLYADPGTMNVSAAEAAKDLAPILKKNESDLAKAMSRKTRFVWLERVMDPEDSDKVQALIKEKGWKGFGFFDESRRFYPNGPMAANVLGFVGLDDKGLDGLEMSLDDLIRGGKSKQMLLTDARGNPILESALAPYKAENERSVYLTIDQNIQFYAERALDRAMASTKASGGIIIVMDPKTGAILALGNRPSYDPNHFDKATEAEFKNRAVVDIYEPGSTFKPVIAAAALAAKTYDTQRVWHDPGAVWASGHAIRNWDDESYGDVRLVDILKFSINTGFAHIGLLTGGDILTEYAKKFGFGKPTGIDLPGEGSGILFNPKEMRAIDVATMSIGQGIAVTPLQMVQAYSALANGGQMVKPHIIKEIKNPDGSDYKVNQTEISGNPVSKEVADEVKDMMEKEVASGGGTNAQVDGYHMAGKTGTAQKIDAVNGGYLKNQYIASFCGFGPTEDPRAICLVVLDTPKGVYYGGQVAAPVFKEAMTHIMHYLAVPTLEDEATHAKPKAKDIETYKPAIPSEDVKEFRLPSFTGWTIRDTGEWLTRAGLGFQPEGSGYAYKQDPGIGATVKRGSSVHVYFRQ; the protein is encoded by the coding sequence ATGAGTAAATCAGGTCCTGAAAAAATCATGAAATCCAGAAGCAGGAAGATGGCGGGCGTCCTATGCATCGTCGGATTTTTGCTTGCTGGAAGACTTGGATGGATCCAGATTGCCCGCGGAAGCCAGTATGAGGAAATGGCGATGAACCAGACCGAAGGCGTGCAGACACTCTATTCACCAAGAGGAACAATCTACGATACGAACGGCAAGGAACTTGCTTTTTCCATCATGGTCAAATCACTGTATGCAGATCCCGGGACAATGAACGTCAGTGCGGCAGAAGCAGCGAAAGACCTCGCTCCGATCCTGAAGAAAAATGAATCAGACCTGGCGAAGGCCATGTCAAGGAAAACACGTTTCGTATGGCTGGAGCGTGTGATGGATCCGGAAGATTCTGATAAAGTGCAGGCACTGATCAAGGAAAAAGGGTGGAAGGGCTTCGGCTTCTTCGATGAAAGCCGCCGCTTCTACCCCAATGGTCCTATGGCAGCGAATGTGCTGGGCTTTGTAGGTCTCGATGACAAGGGGCTTGACGGGCTTGAAATGTCGCTGGATGACCTGATCCGCGGAGGCAAGAGCAAGCAGATGCTTCTGACCGATGCCCGAGGAAATCCGATTCTGGAGTCGGCCCTTGCCCCTTACAAGGCTGAAAATGAACGATCCGTCTATCTCACAATCGATCAGAATATCCAGTTCTATGCAGAAAGAGCGCTCGACCGTGCTATGGCAAGCACCAAAGCATCCGGCGGCATCATTATCGTCATGGATCCTAAGACAGGAGCTATCCTTGCGCTTGGGAACAGGCCTTCTTATGATCCGAACCACTTTGACAAGGCCACAGAAGCAGAGTTCAAGAACCGTGCGGTCGTCGATATTTACGAACCAGGATCGACATTCAAGCCGGTCATTGCAGCGGCTGCTCTGGCAGCCAAAACGTATGACACGCAGCGTGTCTGGCACGATCCCGGGGCAGTCTGGGCATCCGGCCACGCCATCAGGAACTGGGATGATGAATCCTATGGTGATGTCCGTCTCGTTGATATCCTGAAATTCTCCATCAATACAGGCTTTGCCCATATAGGGCTGCTGACCGGCGGAGATATACTGACGGAATATGCAAAGAAATTCGGTTTCGGGAAGCCGACCGGAATCGATCTTCCAGGCGAGGGATCGGGTATTCTCTTCAATCCGAAGGAAATGCGCGCTATCGATGTGGCGACCATGTCCATCGGGCAGGGCATTGCAGTAACACCGCTCCAGATGGTACAGGCATACAGCGCCCTGGCCAACGGCGGACAAATGGTCAAGCCGCATATCATCAAGGAAATCAAGAATCCGGATGGAAGCGATTACAAGGTCAATCAGACGGAAATCAGCGGAAATCCTGTATCCAAGGAAGTGGCTGATGAAGTCAAGGACATGATGGAAAAGGAAGTCGCATCCGGCGGCGGCACAAATGCGCAGGTTGACGGCTACCATATGGCAGGAAAAACAGGTACGGCACAGAAAATCGATGCAGTCAACGGCGGGTATCTTAAAAATCAGTACATTGCATCCTTCTGCGGCTTCGGCCCTACGGAAGATCCAAGGGCTATATGCCTTGTCGTACTGGATACACCAAAAGGCGTCTACTATGGCGGCCAGGTAGCAGCTCCTGTTTTCAAGGAAGCCATGACGCATATCATGCATTACCTTGCAGTACCGACACTGGAAGATGAAGCAACACATGCAAAGCCGAAAGCAAAGGATATTGAAACGTACAAGCCTGCAATTCCATCAGAAGATGTGAAGGAATTCAGGCTTCCAAGCTTTACAGGATGGACGATCCGCGACACGGGAGAATGGCTGACCCGCGCTGGGCTTGGCTTCCAGCCTGAAGGAAGCGGCTATGCTTACAAACAGGATCCCGGAATCGGGGCAACTGTAAAGAGAGGTTCAAGCGTCCACGTATATTTCCGGCAGTAA
- the speD gene encoding adenosylmethionine decarboxylase → MKRGKLKLFGFNNLTKTLSFNMYDICYASTEQERKKYIAYIDEQYSAERLTQILNKVADTIGAIVLNTAQQDYDPQGASVTMLIAEEEVEKQDVVMHLDKSHITVHTYPEMHPQDGICTFRADIDVSTCGKISPLKALNYLLKSFDADIVITDYRVRGFTRDVNGKKIYIDHRINSIQNYMSPDLRHRYDMIDVNVYQENIFHTKMLIHDFKLDNYLFDTTEKELDKKEVKRIRRLLKQEMYEIFNGRNMPAIKD, encoded by the coding sequence ATGAAAAGAGGTAAGCTTAAACTGTTCGGCTTCAACAATTTGACGAAGACGCTCAGCTTCAATATGTACGACATTTGTTATGCCAGTACAGAACAGGAAAGAAAAAAGTACATTGCTTATATTGATGAGCAGTACAGTGCAGAAAGACTGACCCAGATTTTGAATAAGGTTGCTGATACGATCGGCGCCATCGTGCTGAATACGGCCCAGCAGGATTATGATCCGCAGGGCGCCAGCGTGACGATGCTGATTGCAGAGGAAGAAGTGGAGAAGCAGGATGTGGTCATGCATCTGGACAAGAGCCATATCACTGTTCACACATATCCCGAAATGCATCCTCAGGATGGGATCTGCACATTCCGCGCAGACATCGATGTATCAACCTGCGGGAAAATCTCTCCTTTGAAGGCGCTCAACTATTTGCTGAAGTCATTTGATGCAGACATCGTAATCACTGACTATCGTGTCAGGGGATTCACCAGAGATGTCAATGGCAAGAAGATCTATATCGACCACAGAATTAATTCCATACAGAATTATATGTCGCCGGATCTCCGCCACCGCTATGACATGATTGACGTCAACGTCTATCAGGAAAATATTTTCCACACGAAGATGCTGATTCATGATTTCAAGCTGGACAACTATTTGTTTGACACGACGGAAAAGGAACTCGACAAGAAGGAAGTAAAGAGAATCCGCCGCCTGCTCAAGCAGGAAATGTATGAAATCTTCAACGGCAGGAATATGCCGGCTATAAAAGATTAA
- a CDS encoding XTP/dITP diphosphatase: protein MKLVLATHNKGKIREFQKVFSEIGWEAVPVADVSDAPDPEETGKTFKENALQKAHYYAKVTNLPVLSDDSGIIADVLGDRPGVYSARYAGKHGDDEANNRKLVEDLKPYTGDDRKGHYVCVIALVWPDGKEITAEGTCEGIIRDFYKGNGGFGYDPLFYLPQYGKTMAEISMEEKNKISHRGKAIQALLNELKKL, encoded by the coding sequence ATGAAGCTGGTTCTTGCAACTCATAATAAAGGAAAAATCAGGGAATTTCAGAAAGTATTCTCTGAAATAGGCTGGGAAGCTGTTCCTGTTGCTGATGTCTCTGATGCACCAGATCCAGAGGAGACCGGAAAAACTTTCAAGGAAAATGCATTGCAGAAAGCGCATTATTACGCCAAAGTCACAAATCTTCCTGTGCTGTCAGATGACTCCGGCATCATTGCAGATGTTTTAGGCGACCGCCCGGGTGTTTATTCCGCCCGTTATGCAGGAAAGCATGGCGATGATGAGGCCAACAACAGAAAACTTGTGGAAGACCTGAAACCGTATACCGGAGATGACCGCAAGGGCCATTATGTATGCGTCATTGCACTTGTATGGCCGGATGGAAAGGAAATCACGGCGGAAGGTACCTGCGAGGGCATCATCCGTGATTTCTACAAAGGAAACGGGGGCTTTGGATATGACCCGCTGTTTTATCTGCCGCAGTATGGCAAGACGATGGCGGAAATCTCCATGGAGGAGAAAAATAAGATCAGCCATCGCGGAAAAGCCATCCAGGCGCTGCTCAATGAGCTAAAAAAATTATAG
- a CDS encoding bifunctional 5,10-methylenetetrahydrofolate dehydrogenase/5,10-methenyltetrahydrofolate cyclohydrolase, giving the protein MILDGKEVAAALERELAERLANLKAKRYEPKLAIILAGDSKPSAMYASFMQKAAKSYGINSGIFKEAEDVSEDELGKLITDLSNDDEITGILMMMPLPEQIDPEKMIALIDPDKDVDGLTDMNAGRLFAGKDGLFGNTPRAVMAILKHYKIEMNGKRVVVIGRSNVIGKPVSIMLLKENATVTICHSHTKDLASLTREADILVAAVGKPGYVTADMVKEGAVVIDVGINRVNGKTVGDVDYDNVSEKAGCITPVPGGVGSVTTAMVIENIIKAGEKFIRD; this is encoded by the coding sequence ATGATTTTAGATGGAAAAGAAGTAGCAGCAGCTCTTGAAAGGGAACTGGCAGAACGCCTGGCAAACCTCAAGGCGAAGAGGTATGAACCAAAGCTTGCCATCATTCTGGCGGGTGACAGCAAGCCCTCTGCCATGTATGCATCCTTCATGCAGAAAGCTGCTAAAAGTTATGGCATCAATTCAGGCATATTCAAGGAAGCCGAAGATGTCAGCGAAGATGAGCTTGGAAAATTGATCACCGATCTCAGCAATGATGATGAAATAACAGGCATTCTTATGATGATGCCGCTTCCGGAGCAGATTGATCCTGAAAAGATGATTGCACTCATTGATCCGGATAAGGATGTCGACGGACTGACGGACATGAATGCGGGAAGACTTTTTGCCGGGAAAGACGGACTCTTCGGAAATACACCGCGCGCCGTCATGGCAATCCTGAAACATTATAAGATTGAAATGAATGGAAAGCGCGTCGTCGTCATAGGGCGCAGCAATGTCATCGGGAAACCGGTTTCCATTATGCTCCTGAAGGAGAATGCAACAGTAACGATCTGCCACTCTCATACAAAGGATCTGGCAAGCCTGACTCGCGAGGCTGATATTCTTGTCGCTGCTGTCGGGAAGCCTGGATACGTGACAGCGGATATGGTCAAAGAAGGTGCCGTTGTCATTGACGTGGGCATCAACCGTGTAAACGGAAAGACCGTTGGCGATGTTGATTATGACAATGTCTCTGAGAAGGCCGGATGCATCACTCCGGTTCCCGGGGGCGTAGGAAGCGTAACGACAGCCATGGTCATCGAGAATATCATCAAAGCCGGAGAGAAATTCATCCGCGATTAA
- a CDS encoding universal stress protein, which translates to METKKILVPVDGSEPANRAFHIALDLAAKDKAEVTLIDVVDVNDMLYATSKVMISPEFYTTIKRKGKELITELEKEIPESIPHSTEIHVGLPGQMIASVAKEGHFDLIIMGNSGKGALDAFVTGSVSQYVIHHANCPVMIVK; encoded by the coding sequence ATGGAAACAAAAAAAATTCTAGTTCCAGTCGACGGATCAGAACCTGCAAACCGTGCCTTCCACATTGCACTCGATCTGGCTGCCAAAGACAAAGCAGAAGTCACGCTTATTGATGTCGTCGATGTCAATGACATGCTCTATGCAACAAGCAAGGTCATGATCTCCCCTGAGTTCTATACGACCATCAAGAGAAAAGGGAAAGAACTCATTACGGAACTGGAAAAGGAAATTCCTGAATCCATCCCCCACTCCACTGAAATTCATGTCGGTCTTCCGGGCCAGATGATTGCCAGTGTCGCAAAAGAAGGTCATTTTGATCTGATCATCATGGGCAACAGCGGCAAGGGAGCTCTTGATGCTTTCGTCACAGGAAGCGTCAGCCAGTATGTCATTCATCATGCCAACTGCCCGGTCATGATTGTTAAATAA
- a CDS encoding universal stress protein: protein MEIKTILIPVDGSEPAENAFRYGVGLAEENGATIVLLHVLDANETYYATNRVMLAGGMLDERKETAQRVMDQMKSQVPEGITCKTVIAAGVPGETACRTAKEENADLIVVGNSGKGAISSFVMGSVSRYIIHHVHCPVLVVK from the coding sequence AAATCAAGACAATTCTTATCCCGGTCGATGGCTCTGAACCTGCCGAGAATGCATTCCGTTACGGCGTAGGGCTGGCAGAAGAGAATGGAGCCACTATCGTTCTTCTCCACGTTCTGGATGCCAATGAAACATACTATGCAACAAACCGTGTGATGCTGGCTGGCGGTATGCTCGACGAAAGAAAAGAAACCGCACAGAGAGTCATGGATCAGATGAAATCTCAGGTTCCGGAAGGAATCACCTGCAAAACAGTCATTGCAGCCGGCGTTCCTGGTGAAACAGCGTGCCGCACTGCAAAAGAAGAAAATGCTGATTTGATTGTAGTAGGCAACAGCGGCAAGGGCGCCATTTCCTCCTTCGTTATGGGAAGCGTCAGCCGTTACATCATTCATCATGTACACTGCCCTGTCCTTGTCGTCAAATAA